One genomic segment of Cerasicoccus sp. TK19100 includes these proteins:
- a CDS encoding sodium:solute symporter family protein — protein MKVEYITLAVYLGVLLLLGGLFARFNKNLSDFVRGGAQGTWWMVGTSMLMSGISAFTFTGNAAAAYEGGPSLLIIYAANCLGFAIGGLFLGKWFRQTRAYTTADVVRTRFGTAVEQFSAISGVFLGPFGAAIQLYALSLFASTVLKIDLVTMLIVIGVIVTFYSTTGGKWAVMATDFVQALVMYSITLLVCFLALRAVGGFSGFIDFFSDPRVAEDYRFINDAGQFQGDRFTYQWAVVVFFMQIYSQISMSAAGRYIAARDGREASRASWWAFATMAVGSAVWFIPPMVARFMFETELMGSGLDKPSESSYAFIATKLLPNGMLGMLIAAMFAATMSSMDSGLNAQVGNIARNIVPRLRGALGYKNELAPKTEIRICHLSTIVLGAIIITYGLLIASQTKFALFDAYLILGSVIGVPMGFPMLMGLWIKKLPKWSYFPIFGGCMLPSIWSFGLQHSTGEEWTIQERTMWILIFGLAATIICRLFYRSTSEQARADVDEFFETMHTPIDYEKEVGSTNIDYDQYFVLAKAVFGVGAAVLLILFVPNDWMDRVCILFVSGFILASGGLLYWGGLRARKQVQALIAERDAGQ, from the coding sequence ATGAAAGTTGAATACATTACCCTCGCGGTTTACCTCGGCGTCCTGTTACTGCTCGGGGGGCTGTTTGCCCGCTTTAATAAAAACCTGAGCGACTTCGTTCGCGGCGGCGCTCAGGGAACCTGGTGGATGGTCGGCACAAGCATGCTGATGAGCGGCATCAGCGCGTTTACCTTCACGGGTAATGCGGCTGCAGCCTACGAAGGCGGGCCGAGCCTGCTCATCATTTACGCGGCCAATTGCTTGGGCTTTGCCATTGGTGGATTGTTCTTGGGTAAATGGTTTCGGCAAACGCGGGCCTACACCACGGCGGATGTTGTGCGCACGCGGTTCGGCACCGCGGTGGAACAGTTTTCCGCAATCTCTGGTGTGTTCCTTGGGCCCTTCGGCGCGGCGATCCAGCTCTACGCGCTCTCATTGTTTGCGAGCACCGTACTGAAGATCGATTTGGTGACTATGCTGATTGTGATTGGCGTCATCGTGACGTTCTACTCGACGACCGGGGGTAAGTGGGCCGTCATGGCGACGGATTTTGTGCAGGCGCTGGTCATGTATTCGATAACGCTGCTGGTCTGCTTTTTGGCGCTGCGGGCTGTGGGCGGATTTAGTGGGTTCATTGACTTTTTCAGTGATCCGCGAGTCGCGGAGGATTACCGCTTTATCAATGACGCCGGTCAATTTCAGGGAGATCGCTTTACCTACCAATGGGCCGTGGTCGTGTTCTTCATGCAGATCTATTCGCAGATCAGCATGAGCGCGGCGGGGCGTTACATCGCAGCGCGCGACGGCCGCGAAGCCTCCCGCGCATCCTGGTGGGCATTTGCAACAATGGCCGTTGGCAGTGCGGTGTGGTTTATCCCGCCTATGGTCGCACGCTTCATGTTTGAGACAGAGCTGATGGGTAGTGGTCTGGATAAACCGTCGGAGAGCTCCTATGCTTTTATCGCGACGAAGCTCCTGCCTAACGGTATGCTGGGTATGCTGATTGCTGCGATGTTTGCGGCTACGATGAGTAGTATGGATTCCGGCCTCAATGCGCAGGTGGGCAACATCGCACGTAACATTGTGCCGCGTTTACGTGGTGCGTTGGGCTACAAAAATGAACTGGCGCCGAAGACCGAGATTCGCATCTGCCACCTGTCAACGATTGTGCTGGGTGCTATCATCATCACCTACGGTCTGCTGATTGCCAGCCAGACGAAGTTTGCACTCTTTGACGCCTATTTGATCCTCGGCTCAGTGATCGGTGTGCCGATGGGCTTTCCGATGTTGATGGGTCTATGGATCAAGAAGCTGCCGAAGTGGTCTTATTTCCCGATTTTTGGCGGCTGCATGCTGCCCTCGATATGGTCGTTTGGGTTGCAGCATTCAACGGGAGAAGAATGGACCATTCAAGAGCGCACGATGTGGATTTTAATCTTCGGATTGGCCGCGACGATTATTTGCCGGCTGTTCTACCGATCGACCTCGGAGCAAGCGCGTGCCGATGTAGATGAGTTCTTCGAGACAATGCACACGCCGATCGATTATGAGAAAGAAGTCGGCTCGACCAACATCGACTACGATCAGTATTTTGTGTTGGCCAAGGCGGTGTTTGGTGTGGGGGCAGCGGTGCTGTTGATTTTATTCGTGCCGAACGATTGGATGGACCGCGTGTGCATCTTGTTCGTTTCCGGATTCATCCTGGCCTCCGGCGGGCTGCTGTACTGGGGCGGCCTGCGGGCCCGTAAGCAGGTGCAGGCACTCATTGCTGAACGCGATGCTGGCCAGTAA